One genomic region from Balaenoptera acutorostrata chromosome 1, mBalAcu1.1, whole genome shotgun sequence encodes:
- the HCN3 gene encoding potassium/sodium hyperpolarization-activated cyclic nucleotide-gated channel 3 isoform X1 — MEAEQRPTTRASDGATPGLERAPPAAPASTTTASDAIPGSRPGTGPEPKRRQLGTLLQPTVNKFSLRVFGSHKAVEIEQERVKSAGAWIIHPYSDFRFYWDLIMLLLMVGNLIVLPVGITFFKEENSPPWIVFNVLSDTFFLMDLVLNFRTGIVVEEGAEILLAPRAIRTRYLRTWFLVDLISSIPVDYIFLVVELEPRLDTEVYKTARALRIVRFTKILSLLRLLRLSRLIRYIHQWEEIFHMTYDLASAVVRIFNLIGMMLLLCHWDGCLQFLVPMLQDFPPDCWVSINHMVNHSWGRQYSHALFKAMSHMLCIGYGQQAPVGMPDVWLTMLSMIVGATCYAMFIGHATALIQSLDSSRRQYQEKYKQVEQYMSFHKLPADTRQRIHEYYEHRYQGKMFDEESILGELSEPLREEIINFTCRGLVAHMPLFAHADPSFVTAVLTKLRFEVFQPGDLVVREGSVGRKMYFIQHGLLSVLARGARDTRLTDGSYFGEICLLTRGRRTASVRADTYCRLYSLSVDHFNAVLEEFPMMRRAFETVAMDRLRRIGKKNSILQRKRSEPSPGSSGGIMEQHLVQHDRDMARGVRGLAPGTGARLSGKPVLWEPLVHAPLQAAAVTSNVAIALTHQRGPLPLSPDSPVTLLARSARRSAGAGSPASPLVPVRAGPLLARGPWASTSRLPAPPARTLHASLSRAGRSQVSLLGPPPGGGGRRLGPRGRPLSASQPSLPQRAAGDGSPGCKGSGSERLPPSGLLAKPPGTAQPPRPSVPEPATPRGPQLSSNM, encoded by the exons ATGGAGGCGGAGCAGCGGCCGACGACTAGGGCCAGCGATGGGGCGACCCCTGGGCTGGAGAGGGCGCCTCCTGCTGCCCCGGCGTCTACCACCACGGCCTCGGATGCGATCCCTGGGTCCAGGCCCGGGACCGGGCCCGAGCCCAAGAGGAGGCAGCTCGGGACGCTGCTCCAGCCCACGGTCAACAAGTTCTCCCTTCGCGTGTTCGGCAGCCACAAAGCAGTGGAAATCGAGCAGGAGCGGGTCAAGTCAGCGGGGGCCTGGATCATCCACCCCTACAGCGACTTCCG GTTTTACTGGGACCTGATCATGCTCCTGCTGATGGTGGGGAACCTCATTGTGCTACCTGTGGGCATCACCTTCTTCAAGGAGGAGAACTCCCCACCTTGGATCGTCTTCAACGTCCTCTCTGACACTTTCTTCCTGATGGATCTGGTGCTCAACTTCCGCACGGGCATCGTGGTAGAGGAGGGTGCTGAGATCTTGCTGGCACCGCGGGCCATCCGCACACGCTACCTGCGCACCTGGTTCCTGGTTGACCTTATCTCCTCTATTCCTGTGGATTACATTTTCCTGGTGGTGGAGCTGGAGCCACGACTGGACACCGAGGTCTACAAAACAGCTCGGGCCCTGCGCATCGTGCGTTTCACCAAGATCCTCAGCCTGCTGCGGCTGCTCCGCCTTTCCCGCCTCATCCGCTACATACACcagtgggaggag ATCTTTCACATGACCTATGACCTGGCCAGTGCTGTGGTTCGCATCTTCAACCTCATCGGAATGATGCTGCTGCTATGTCACTGGGATGGCTGTCTGCAGTTCCTGGTCCCCATGCTGCAGGACTTCCCTCCCGACTGCTGGGTCTCCATCAACCATATGGTG aaccactCATGGGGCCGCCAGTATTCCCACGCCCTGTTCAAGGCCATGAGCCACATGCTCTGCATTGGCTACGGGCAGCAGGCACCTGTAGGCATGCCCGACGTCTGGCTCACCATGCTCAGCATGATCGTGGGCGCCACGTGCTACGCCATGTTCATCGGCCACGCCACCGCCCTCATCCAGTCCCTGGACTCTTCTCGGCGCCAGTACCAGGAGAAG TACAAGCAGGTGGAGCAGTATATGTCCTTCCACAAGCTGCCAGCTGACACACGGCAGCGCATCCATGAGTACTACGAGCACCGCTACCAGGGCAAGATGTTTGATGAGGAAAGCATCCTAGGAGAGCTGAGCGAACCGCTTCGGGAG gagATCATTAACTTCACCTGCCGGGGCCTCGTGGCTCACATGCCGCTGTTCGCCCACGCCGACCCCAGCTTCGTCACGGCCGTGCTCACCAAGCTACGCTTTGAGGTCTTCCAGCCGGGGGACCTCGTGGTGCGTGAGGGCTCCGTGGGCAGGAAGATGTACTTCATCCAGCATGGGCTGCTCAGTGTGCTGGCACGTGGCGCCCGGGACACCCGCCTCACTGATGGATCATACTTTGGGG AAATCTGTCTGCTGACTCGGGGCCGACGCACAGCCAGTGTGCGTGCTGACACCTACTGCCGCCTCTACTCGCTCAGCGTGGACCATTTCAACGCCGTGCTCGAGGAGTTCCCCATGATGCGCCGGGCCTTCGAGACAGTGGCCATGGATCGGCTGCGCCGCATTG GCAAGAAGAATTCCATACTGCAGCGGAAGCGCTCTGAGCCAAGTCCAGGCAGCAGCGGGGGCATCATGGAGCAGCACTTGGTGCAGCACGACAGGGATATGGCTCGGGGCGTTCGGGGCCTGGCCCCAGGCACAGGAGCTCGGCTCAGCGGAAAGCCGGTGCTGTGGGAGCCACTAGTGCACGCACCCCTGCAAGCAGCCGCCGTGACCTCCAATGTGGCCATTGCCCTGACGCACCAGCGGggccctctccccctctcccctgacTCTCCAGTCACCCTCCTTGCTCGCTCTGCTCGAAGATCAGCAGGAGCAGGCTCCCCAGCCTCCCCACTTGTCCCTGTCCGAGCCGGCCCTCTGCTGGCCCGGGGGCCTTGGGCATCCACCTCCCGCCTGCCGGCCCCACCGGCCCGAACCCTCCATGCCAGCCTGTCCCGGGCTGGGCGCTCCCAGGTGTCACTGCTGGGGCCTCCCCCGGGAGGAGGTGGACGGCGACTAGGACCTCGGGGCCGCCCACTCTCAGCCTCCCAGCCCTCTCTGCCTCAGCGGGCGGCAGGTGATGGCTCTCCTGGGTGTAAGGGCTCAGGAAGTGAACGCCTGCCCCCCTCAGGGCTCCTGGCTAAGCCTCCAGGGAcagcccagccccccaggccATCAGTGCCTGAGCCAGCCACTCCCCGGggcccccagctctcttccaaCATGTGA
- the CLK2 gene encoding dual specificity protein kinase CLK2 isoform X2, with protein MPHPRRYHSSERGSRGSYHEHYRSRKHKRRRSRSWSSSSDRTRRRRREDSYHVRSRSSYDDRSSDRRAYDRRYCGSYRRNDYSRDRGEAYYDTDYRHSYEYHRENSSYRSQRSSRRKHRRRRRRSRTFSRSSSHSSRRAKSVEDDAEGHLIYHVGDWLQERYEIVSTLGEGTFGRVVQCVDHRRGGARVALKIIKNVEKYKEAARLEINVLEKINEKDPDNKNLCVQMFDWFDYHGHMCISFELLGLSTFDFLKDNNYLPYPIHQVRHMAFQLCQAVKFLHDNKLTHTDLKPENILFVNSDYELTYNLEKKRDERSVKSTAVRVVDFGSATFDHEHHSTIVSTRHYRAPEVILELGWSQPCDVWSIGCIIFEYYVGFTLFQTHDNREHLAMMERILGPIPSRMIRKTRKQKYFYRGRLDWDENTSAGRYVRENCKPLRRYLTSEAEEHHQLFDLIESMLEYEPAKRLTLGEALQHPFFARLRAEPPTAKLWDSSRDISR; from the exons aTGCCTCATCCTCGAAGATACCACTCTTCAGAGAGAGGCAGCCGGGGGAGTTACCACGAACACTATCGGAGCCGAAAGCATAAGAGACGAAGAAGCCGCTCCTGGTCAAGCAGCAGTGACCGGACACGGCGGCGCCGACGGGAAGACAGCTACCATGTCCGTTCCCGGAG CAGCTATGATGATCGTTCATCCGACCGGAGGGCGTATGACCGGCGATACTGTGGCAGCTACAGGCGCAACGACTACAGCCGGGATCGGGGAGAAGCCTACTATGACACAGACTACCGGCATTCCTACGAATATCATCGGGAGAACAGCAGTTACCGCAGCCAGCGCAGCAGCCGTAGGAAGCACAGACGGCGGAGGCGGCGCAGCCGGACATTCAGCCGCTCATCTTCG CACAGCAGCCGGAGAGCCAAGAGTGTAGAGGACGACGCTGAGGGCCACCTCATCTACCACGTCGGGGACTGGCTACAAGAGCGAT atgaaATTGTAAGCACCTTGGGAGAGGGGACCTTCGGCCGAGTTGTACAATGTGTTGACCATCGCAG GGGCGGAGCTCGAGTTGCCCTGAAGATCATTAAAAATGTGGAAAAGTACAAGGAAGCAGCTCGACTTGAAATCAATGTGCTGGAGAAAATCAATGAGAAGGATCCTGACAACAAGAA ccTCTGTGTCCAGATGTTTGACTGGTTTGACTACCATGGCCACATGTGTATCTCCTTTGAGCTTCTGGGCCTTAGCACCTTCGATTTCCTCAAAGACAACAACTACCTGCCCTACCCCATCCACCAAGTGCGCCACATGGCCTTCCAGCTGTGCCAGGCCGTCAAGT TCCTCCATGATAACAAGCTGACACATACGGACCTCAAGCCTGAAAATATTCTGTTTGTGAATTCGGACTACGAACTCACCTACAACCTAGAGAAG AAGCGAGATGAGCGCAGTGTGAAGAGCACAGCTGTGCGGGTGGTAGACTTTGGCAGTGCCACCTTTGACCATGAACACCATAGTACCATTGTCTCCACCCGCCATTACCGAGCACCAGAGGTCATCCTCG AGTTGGGCTGGTCTCAGCCTTGTGATGTGTGGAGTATAGGCTGCATCATCTTCGAATACTATGTTGGCTTCACCCTCTTCCAA ACACATGACAACAGAGAACATCTAGCCATGATGGAAAGGATCTTGGGTCCTATCCCTTCCCGGATGATCCGAAAGACAAG GAAGCAGAAATATTTTTATCGGGGTCGCCTGGATTGGGATGAGAACACATCAGCTGGGCGCTACGTTCGAGAAAACTGCAAACCACTTCGG CGGTATCTGACCTCAGAGGCAGAGGAACACCACCAGCTCTTCGATCTGATTGAAAGCATGCTAGAGTATGAACCTGCTAAGCGGCTGACCTTGGGCGAAGCCCTTCAACACCCTTTCTTCGCCCGCCTTCGGGCTGAGCCACCTACCGCCAAGTTGTGGGACTCCAGTCGGGATATTAGTCGGTGA
- the CLK2 gene encoding dual specificity protein kinase CLK2 isoform X1, whose product MPHPRRYHSSERGSRGSYHEHYRSRKHKRRRSRSWSSSSDRTRRRRREDSYHVRSRSSYDDRSSDRRAYDRRYCGSYRRNDYSRDRGEAYYDTDYRHSYEYHRENSSYRSQRSSRRKHRRRRRRSRTFSRSSSQHSSRRAKSVEDDAEGHLIYHVGDWLQERYEIVSTLGEGTFGRVVQCVDHRRGGARVALKIIKNVEKYKEAARLEINVLEKINEKDPDNKNLCVQMFDWFDYHGHMCISFELLGLSTFDFLKDNNYLPYPIHQVRHMAFQLCQAVKFLHDNKLTHTDLKPENILFVNSDYELTYNLEKKRDERSVKSTAVRVVDFGSATFDHEHHSTIVSTRHYRAPEVILELGWSQPCDVWSIGCIIFEYYVGFTLFQTHDNREHLAMMERILGPIPSRMIRKTRKQKYFYRGRLDWDENTSAGRYVRENCKPLRRYLTSEAEEHHQLFDLIESMLEYEPAKRLTLGEALQHPFFARLRAEPPTAKLWDSSRDISR is encoded by the exons aTGCCTCATCCTCGAAGATACCACTCTTCAGAGAGAGGCAGCCGGGGGAGTTACCACGAACACTATCGGAGCCGAAAGCATAAGAGACGAAGAAGCCGCTCCTGGTCAAGCAGCAGTGACCGGACACGGCGGCGCCGACGGGAAGACAGCTACCATGTCCGTTCCCGGAG CAGCTATGATGATCGTTCATCCGACCGGAGGGCGTATGACCGGCGATACTGTGGCAGCTACAGGCGCAACGACTACAGCCGGGATCGGGGAGAAGCCTACTATGACACAGACTACCGGCATTCCTACGAATATCATCGGGAGAACAGCAGTTACCGCAGCCAGCGCAGCAGCCGTAGGAAGCACAGACGGCGGAGGCGGCGCAGCCGGACATTCAGCCGCTCATCTTCG CAGCACAGCAGCCGGAGAGCCAAGAGTGTAGAGGACGACGCTGAGGGCCACCTCATCTACCACGTCGGGGACTGGCTACAAGAGCGAT atgaaATTGTAAGCACCTTGGGAGAGGGGACCTTCGGCCGAGTTGTACAATGTGTTGACCATCGCAG GGGCGGAGCTCGAGTTGCCCTGAAGATCATTAAAAATGTGGAAAAGTACAAGGAAGCAGCTCGACTTGAAATCAATGTGCTGGAGAAAATCAATGAGAAGGATCCTGACAACAAGAA ccTCTGTGTCCAGATGTTTGACTGGTTTGACTACCATGGCCACATGTGTATCTCCTTTGAGCTTCTGGGCCTTAGCACCTTCGATTTCCTCAAAGACAACAACTACCTGCCCTACCCCATCCACCAAGTGCGCCACATGGCCTTCCAGCTGTGCCAGGCCGTCAAGT TCCTCCATGATAACAAGCTGACACATACGGACCTCAAGCCTGAAAATATTCTGTTTGTGAATTCGGACTACGAACTCACCTACAACCTAGAGAAG AAGCGAGATGAGCGCAGTGTGAAGAGCACAGCTGTGCGGGTGGTAGACTTTGGCAGTGCCACCTTTGACCATGAACACCATAGTACCATTGTCTCCACCCGCCATTACCGAGCACCAGAGGTCATCCTCG AGTTGGGCTGGTCTCAGCCTTGTGATGTGTGGAGTATAGGCTGCATCATCTTCGAATACTATGTTGGCTTCACCCTCTTCCAA ACACATGACAACAGAGAACATCTAGCCATGATGGAAAGGATCTTGGGTCCTATCCCTTCCCGGATGATCCGAAAGACAAG GAAGCAGAAATATTTTTATCGGGGTCGCCTGGATTGGGATGAGAACACATCAGCTGGGCGCTACGTTCGAGAAAACTGCAAACCACTTCGG CGGTATCTGACCTCAGAGGCAGAGGAACACCACCAGCTCTTCGATCTGATTGAAAGCATGCTAGAGTATGAACCTGCTAAGCGGCTGACCTTGGGCGAAGCCCTTCAACACCCTTTCTTCGCCCGCCTTCGGGCTGAGCCACCTACCGCCAAGTTGTGGGACTCCAGTCGGGATATTAGTCGGTGA
- the CLK2 gene encoding dual specificity protein kinase CLK2 isoform X3 codes for MPHPRRYHSSERGSRGSYHEHYRSRKHKRRRSRSWSSSSDRTRRRRREDSYHVRSRSYDDRSSDRRAYDRRYCGSYRRNDYSRDRGEAYYDTDYRHSYEYHRENSSYRSQRSSRRKHRRRRRRSRTFSRSSSQHSSRRAKSVEDDAEGHLIYHVGDWLQERYEIVSTLGEGTFGRVVQCVDHRRGGARVALKIIKNVEKYKEAARLEINVLEKINEKDPDNKNLCVQMFDWFDYHGHMCISFELLGLSTFDFLKDNNYLPYPIHQVRHMAFQLCQAVKFLHDNKLTHTDLKPENILFVNSDYELTYNLEKKRDERSVKSTAVRVVDFGSATFDHEHHSTIVSTRHYRAPEVILELGWSQPCDVWSIGCIIFEYYVGFTLFQTHDNREHLAMMERILGPIPSRMIRKTRKQKYFYRGRLDWDENTSAGRYVRENCKPLRRYLTSEAEEHHQLFDLIESMLEYEPAKRLTLGEALQHPFFARLRAEPPTAKLWDSSRDISR; via the exons aTGCCTCATCCTCGAAGATACCACTCTTCAGAGAGAGGCAGCCGGGGGAGTTACCACGAACACTATCGGAGCCGAAAGCATAAGAGACGAAGAAGCCGCTCCTGGTCAAGCAGCAGTGACCGGACACGGCGGCGCCGACGGGAAGACAGCTACCATGTCCGTTCCCGGAG CTATGATGATCGTTCATCCGACCGGAGGGCGTATGACCGGCGATACTGTGGCAGCTACAGGCGCAACGACTACAGCCGGGATCGGGGAGAAGCCTACTATGACACAGACTACCGGCATTCCTACGAATATCATCGGGAGAACAGCAGTTACCGCAGCCAGCGCAGCAGCCGTAGGAAGCACAGACGGCGGAGGCGGCGCAGCCGGACATTCAGCCGCTCATCTTCG CAGCACAGCAGCCGGAGAGCCAAGAGTGTAGAGGACGACGCTGAGGGCCACCTCATCTACCACGTCGGGGACTGGCTACAAGAGCGAT atgaaATTGTAAGCACCTTGGGAGAGGGGACCTTCGGCCGAGTTGTACAATGTGTTGACCATCGCAG GGGCGGAGCTCGAGTTGCCCTGAAGATCATTAAAAATGTGGAAAAGTACAAGGAAGCAGCTCGACTTGAAATCAATGTGCTGGAGAAAATCAATGAGAAGGATCCTGACAACAAGAA ccTCTGTGTCCAGATGTTTGACTGGTTTGACTACCATGGCCACATGTGTATCTCCTTTGAGCTTCTGGGCCTTAGCACCTTCGATTTCCTCAAAGACAACAACTACCTGCCCTACCCCATCCACCAAGTGCGCCACATGGCCTTCCAGCTGTGCCAGGCCGTCAAGT TCCTCCATGATAACAAGCTGACACATACGGACCTCAAGCCTGAAAATATTCTGTTTGTGAATTCGGACTACGAACTCACCTACAACCTAGAGAAG AAGCGAGATGAGCGCAGTGTGAAGAGCACAGCTGTGCGGGTGGTAGACTTTGGCAGTGCCACCTTTGACCATGAACACCATAGTACCATTGTCTCCACCCGCCATTACCGAGCACCAGAGGTCATCCTCG AGTTGGGCTGGTCTCAGCCTTGTGATGTGTGGAGTATAGGCTGCATCATCTTCGAATACTATGTTGGCTTCACCCTCTTCCAA ACACATGACAACAGAGAACATCTAGCCATGATGGAAAGGATCTTGGGTCCTATCCCTTCCCGGATGATCCGAAAGACAAG GAAGCAGAAATATTTTTATCGGGGTCGCCTGGATTGGGATGAGAACACATCAGCTGGGCGCTACGTTCGAGAAAACTGCAAACCACTTCGG CGGTATCTGACCTCAGAGGCAGAGGAACACCACCAGCTCTTCGATCTGATTGAAAGCATGCTAGAGTATGAACCTGCTAAGCGGCTGACCTTGGGCGAAGCCCTTCAACACCCTTTCTTCGCCCGCCTTCGGGCTGAGCCACCTACCGCCAAGTTGTGGGACTCCAGTCGGGATATTAGTCGGTGA
- the HCN3 gene encoding potassium/sodium hyperpolarization-activated cyclic nucleotide-gated channel 3 isoform X2: MLLLMVGNLIVLPVGITFFKEENSPPWIVFNVLSDTFFLMDLVLNFRTGIVVEEGAEILLAPRAIRTRYLRTWFLVDLISSIPVDYIFLVVELEPRLDTEVYKTARALRIVRFTKILSLLRLLRLSRLIRYIHQWEEIFHMTYDLASAVVRIFNLIGMMLLLCHWDGCLQFLVPMLQDFPPDCWVSINHMVNHSWGRQYSHALFKAMSHMLCIGYGQQAPVGMPDVWLTMLSMIVGATCYAMFIGHATALIQSLDSSRRQYQEKYKQVEQYMSFHKLPADTRQRIHEYYEHRYQGKMFDEESILGELSEPLREEIINFTCRGLVAHMPLFAHADPSFVTAVLTKLRFEVFQPGDLVVREGSVGRKMYFIQHGLLSVLARGARDTRLTDGSYFGEICLLTRGRRTASVRADTYCRLYSLSVDHFNAVLEEFPMMRRAFETVAMDRLRRIGKKNSILQRKRSEPSPGSSGGIMEQHLVQHDRDMARGVRGLAPGTGARLSGKPVLWEPLVHAPLQAAAVTSNVAIALTHQRGPLPLSPDSPVTLLARSARRSAGAGSPASPLVPVRAGPLLARGPWASTSRLPAPPARTLHASLSRAGRSQVSLLGPPPGGGGRRLGPRGRPLSASQPSLPQRAAGDGSPGCKGSGSERLPPSGLLAKPPGTAQPPRPSVPEPATPRGPQLSSNM; the protein is encoded by the exons ATGCTCCTGCTGATGGTGGGGAACCTCATTGTGCTACCTGTGGGCATCACCTTCTTCAAGGAGGAGAACTCCCCACCTTGGATCGTCTTCAACGTCCTCTCTGACACTTTCTTCCTGATGGATCTGGTGCTCAACTTCCGCACGGGCATCGTGGTAGAGGAGGGTGCTGAGATCTTGCTGGCACCGCGGGCCATCCGCACACGCTACCTGCGCACCTGGTTCCTGGTTGACCTTATCTCCTCTATTCCTGTGGATTACATTTTCCTGGTGGTGGAGCTGGAGCCACGACTGGACACCGAGGTCTACAAAACAGCTCGGGCCCTGCGCATCGTGCGTTTCACCAAGATCCTCAGCCTGCTGCGGCTGCTCCGCCTTTCCCGCCTCATCCGCTACATACACcagtgggaggag ATCTTTCACATGACCTATGACCTGGCCAGTGCTGTGGTTCGCATCTTCAACCTCATCGGAATGATGCTGCTGCTATGTCACTGGGATGGCTGTCTGCAGTTCCTGGTCCCCATGCTGCAGGACTTCCCTCCCGACTGCTGGGTCTCCATCAACCATATGGTG aaccactCATGGGGCCGCCAGTATTCCCACGCCCTGTTCAAGGCCATGAGCCACATGCTCTGCATTGGCTACGGGCAGCAGGCACCTGTAGGCATGCCCGACGTCTGGCTCACCATGCTCAGCATGATCGTGGGCGCCACGTGCTACGCCATGTTCATCGGCCACGCCACCGCCCTCATCCAGTCCCTGGACTCTTCTCGGCGCCAGTACCAGGAGAAG TACAAGCAGGTGGAGCAGTATATGTCCTTCCACAAGCTGCCAGCTGACACACGGCAGCGCATCCATGAGTACTACGAGCACCGCTACCAGGGCAAGATGTTTGATGAGGAAAGCATCCTAGGAGAGCTGAGCGAACCGCTTCGGGAG gagATCATTAACTTCACCTGCCGGGGCCTCGTGGCTCACATGCCGCTGTTCGCCCACGCCGACCCCAGCTTCGTCACGGCCGTGCTCACCAAGCTACGCTTTGAGGTCTTCCAGCCGGGGGACCTCGTGGTGCGTGAGGGCTCCGTGGGCAGGAAGATGTACTTCATCCAGCATGGGCTGCTCAGTGTGCTGGCACGTGGCGCCCGGGACACCCGCCTCACTGATGGATCATACTTTGGGG AAATCTGTCTGCTGACTCGGGGCCGACGCACAGCCAGTGTGCGTGCTGACACCTACTGCCGCCTCTACTCGCTCAGCGTGGACCATTTCAACGCCGTGCTCGAGGAGTTCCCCATGATGCGCCGGGCCTTCGAGACAGTGGCCATGGATCGGCTGCGCCGCATTG GCAAGAAGAATTCCATACTGCAGCGGAAGCGCTCTGAGCCAAGTCCAGGCAGCAGCGGGGGCATCATGGAGCAGCACTTGGTGCAGCACGACAGGGATATGGCTCGGGGCGTTCGGGGCCTGGCCCCAGGCACAGGAGCTCGGCTCAGCGGAAAGCCGGTGCTGTGGGAGCCACTAGTGCACGCACCCCTGCAAGCAGCCGCCGTGACCTCCAATGTGGCCATTGCCCTGACGCACCAGCGGggccctctccccctctcccctgacTCTCCAGTCACCCTCCTTGCTCGCTCTGCTCGAAGATCAGCAGGAGCAGGCTCCCCAGCCTCCCCACTTGTCCCTGTCCGAGCCGGCCCTCTGCTGGCCCGGGGGCCTTGGGCATCCACCTCCCGCCTGCCGGCCCCACCGGCCCGAACCCTCCATGCCAGCCTGTCCCGGGCTGGGCGCTCCCAGGTGTCACTGCTGGGGCCTCCCCCGGGAGGAGGTGGACGGCGACTAGGACCTCGGGGCCGCCCACTCTCAGCCTCCCAGCCCTCTCTGCCTCAGCGGGCGGCAGGTGATGGCTCTCCTGGGTGTAAGGGCTCAGGAAGTGAACGCCTGCCCCCCTCAGGGCTCCTGGCTAAGCCTCCAGGGAcagcccagccccccaggccATCAGTGCCTGAGCCAGCCACTCCCCGGggcccccagctctcttccaaCATGTGA
- the CLK2 gene encoding dual specificity protein kinase CLK2 isoform X4 gives MPHPRRYHSSERGSRGSYHEHYRSRKHKRRRSRSWSSSSDRTRRRRREDSYHVRSRSYDDRSSDRRAYDRRYCGSYRRNDYSRDRGEAYYDTDYRHSYEYHRENSSYRSQRSSRRKHRRRRRRSRTFSRSSSHSSRRAKSVEDDAEGHLIYHVGDWLQERYEIVSTLGEGTFGRVVQCVDHRRGGARVALKIIKNVEKYKEAARLEINVLEKINEKDPDNKNLCVQMFDWFDYHGHMCISFELLGLSTFDFLKDNNYLPYPIHQVRHMAFQLCQAVKFLHDNKLTHTDLKPENILFVNSDYELTYNLEKKRDERSVKSTAVRVVDFGSATFDHEHHSTIVSTRHYRAPEVILELGWSQPCDVWSIGCIIFEYYVGFTLFQTHDNREHLAMMERILGPIPSRMIRKTRKQKYFYRGRLDWDENTSAGRYVRENCKPLRRYLTSEAEEHHQLFDLIESMLEYEPAKRLTLGEALQHPFFARLRAEPPTAKLWDSSRDISR, from the exons aTGCCTCATCCTCGAAGATACCACTCTTCAGAGAGAGGCAGCCGGGGGAGTTACCACGAACACTATCGGAGCCGAAAGCATAAGAGACGAAGAAGCCGCTCCTGGTCAAGCAGCAGTGACCGGACACGGCGGCGCCGACGGGAAGACAGCTACCATGTCCGTTCCCGGAG CTATGATGATCGTTCATCCGACCGGAGGGCGTATGACCGGCGATACTGTGGCAGCTACAGGCGCAACGACTACAGCCGGGATCGGGGAGAAGCCTACTATGACACAGACTACCGGCATTCCTACGAATATCATCGGGAGAACAGCAGTTACCGCAGCCAGCGCAGCAGCCGTAGGAAGCACAGACGGCGGAGGCGGCGCAGCCGGACATTCAGCCGCTCATCTTCG CACAGCAGCCGGAGAGCCAAGAGTGTAGAGGACGACGCTGAGGGCCACCTCATCTACCACGTCGGGGACTGGCTACAAGAGCGAT atgaaATTGTAAGCACCTTGGGAGAGGGGACCTTCGGCCGAGTTGTACAATGTGTTGACCATCGCAG GGGCGGAGCTCGAGTTGCCCTGAAGATCATTAAAAATGTGGAAAAGTACAAGGAAGCAGCTCGACTTGAAATCAATGTGCTGGAGAAAATCAATGAGAAGGATCCTGACAACAAGAA ccTCTGTGTCCAGATGTTTGACTGGTTTGACTACCATGGCCACATGTGTATCTCCTTTGAGCTTCTGGGCCTTAGCACCTTCGATTTCCTCAAAGACAACAACTACCTGCCCTACCCCATCCACCAAGTGCGCCACATGGCCTTCCAGCTGTGCCAGGCCGTCAAGT TCCTCCATGATAACAAGCTGACACATACGGACCTCAAGCCTGAAAATATTCTGTTTGTGAATTCGGACTACGAACTCACCTACAACCTAGAGAAG AAGCGAGATGAGCGCAGTGTGAAGAGCACAGCTGTGCGGGTGGTAGACTTTGGCAGTGCCACCTTTGACCATGAACACCATAGTACCATTGTCTCCACCCGCCATTACCGAGCACCAGAGGTCATCCTCG AGTTGGGCTGGTCTCAGCCTTGTGATGTGTGGAGTATAGGCTGCATCATCTTCGAATACTATGTTGGCTTCACCCTCTTCCAA ACACATGACAACAGAGAACATCTAGCCATGATGGAAAGGATCTTGGGTCCTATCCCTTCCCGGATGATCCGAAAGACAAG GAAGCAGAAATATTTTTATCGGGGTCGCCTGGATTGGGATGAGAACACATCAGCTGGGCGCTACGTTCGAGAAAACTGCAAACCACTTCGG CGGTATCTGACCTCAGAGGCAGAGGAACACCACCAGCTCTTCGATCTGATTGAAAGCATGCTAGAGTATGAACCTGCTAAGCGGCTGACCTTGGGCGAAGCCCTTCAACACCCTTTCTTCGCCCGCCTTCGGGCTGAGCCACCTACCGCCAAGTTGTGGGACTCCAGTCGGGATATTAGTCGGTGA